Proteins co-encoded in one Armatimonadota bacterium genomic window:
- a CDS encoding DUF2905 domain-containing protein yields the protein MNGVASAGKTIIAIGVLLIVIGGIILLLSKVSGGRGHPLPGDIAIRWGNVRIYFPIVTSIVISIVLTLLFMVFSWLSRK from the coding sequence ATGAATGGAGTTGCATCCGCCGGCAAGACAATTATTGCCATAGGGGTGTTGTTGATAGTAATCGGCGGGATTATTCTCCTGCTGTCGAAGGTTTCGGGCGGGCGAGGACATCCGTTGCCCGGTGATATAGCCATTCGGTGGGGAAATGTAAGGATTTATTTCCCAATTGTTACCAGCATAGTGATTAGCATTGTGCTGACACTGCTTTTCATGGTTTTCTCATGGTTGAGCAGAAAATAA
- the queA gene encoding tRNA preQ1(34) S-adenosylmethionine ribosyltransferase-isomerase QueA, with the protein MRLSEFDYDLPPELIAQEPLPERDKSRLLVLFRKTGRIEHRYFYNLPEYLNPGDLLVMNNTRVTAKRLRGVKPTGGKVEALLLHEVGPNKWEALVKPGRRVEPGTVINFGDNLSAEVIARTKEGGRILDFGDVPEVREAIERIGEVPLPPYIKKELRLAERYQTVYAQVPGSAAAPTAGLHFTPRLISKIREKGVEIAFVTLNVGVATFRPVKTELIAEHPMHREMISVSPKAAEMVNSAKGRIIAVGTTTARALESAAVGKRKIQPMEGETGLYIIPGYEFKVIDGLITNFHMPRSTLLILVSAFAGRDNIMRAYEEAKRLKYRFLSFGDAMLIV; encoded by the coding sequence ATGCGGCTAAGCGAGTTTGATTATGATTTGCCGCCTGAGCTTATCGCTCAGGAGCCGCTGCCGGAAAGGGATAAATCAAGGCTGCTCGTATTGTTTCGCAAAACGGGCCGCATCGAACACCGATATTTTTATAATCTTCCTGAGTACCTGAATCCTGGCGACCTTCTGGTGATGAACAACACGAGAGTAACTGCTAAGCGGCTCAGGGGAGTTAAGCCAACAGGCGGCAAAGTCGAGGCTCTTTTGCTACACGAGGTCGGCCCAAATAAGTGGGAGGCATTAGTCAAACCTGGTAGACGAGTTGAGCCTGGCACGGTTATAAACTTTGGCGATAATTTGAGTGCCGAAGTGATTGCCCGGACAAAAGAAGGTGGTCGCATCCTTGATTTTGGCGATGTTCCAGAGGTGAGAGAGGCAATCGAGCGGATCGGAGAAGTACCTCTGCCGCCATATATAAAAAAGGAACTTAGGTTAGCAGAAAGATACCAGACAGTTTACGCGCAGGTTCCAGGTTCAGCAGCAGCGCCAACTGCAGGTCTCCATTTTACGCCGAGGCTTATTTCGAAGATACGCGAAAAGGGGGTCGAAATAGCGTTCGTAACCCTCAACGTTGGCGTTGCAACGTTTCGGCCAGTAAAGACTGAGCTGATTGCCGAACATCCGATGCATCGCGAGATGATTTCTGTCTCTCCAAAAGCTGCAGAGATGGTAAATTCGGCCAAAGGGCGCATAATTGCAGTTGGAACGACTACCGCAAGGGCGCTTGAAAGTGCGGCTGTGGGCAAACGAAAAATCCAACCCATGGAGGGCGAGACAGGGCTTTATATTATTCCTGGTTATGAGTTTAAGGTTATTGATGGGTTGATAACAAACTTTCACATGCCTAGGTCTACACTTTTAATACTTGTCTCAGCTTTTGCAGGGCGAGACAATATAATGCGAGCATATGAGGAAGCAAAAAGGCTGAAGTATAGATTTCTCAGCTTTGGCGACGCAATGCTTATAGTATGA
- a CDS encoding helix-turn-helix domain-containing protein, with protein MRSLEEWTRYLERQEQALKEAKSEGLENDKNHTAPTAEGVKAKVTKEESTETNASAPILPRTKIAAKSRLNAMANLTLTGEEVAQRSYKPFKETREQLLERLLDPELTLEETARLLNCCPTTVRRYTNKGILKHIRTGGNQRRFKLSDVLEFLESRKVSGNED; from the coding sequence ATGCGTAGCCTTGAGGAATGGACAAGGTATCTTGAACGCCAAGAGCAGGCGCTGAAGGAAGCAAAAAGCGAGGGGCTAGAGAATGATAAAAACCATACTGCTCCTACCGCGGAGGGCGTTAAAGCTAAAGTTACTAAGGAGGAATCTACAGAGACAAATGCCTCTGCGCCCATACTGCCCAGAACTAAGATTGCAGCGAAATCAAGACTAAATGCAATGGCAAATCTTACCCTGACTGGCGAAGAAGTGGCACAGCGTTCATACAAGCCTTTCAAAGAAACGCGAGAACAGCTTCTCGAACGTCTGCTAGATCCTGAACTTACGCTTGAGGAAACAGCTCGTTTGCTGAACTGCTGTCCAACGACCGTTCGACGCTATACAAACAAAGGGATCTTAAAGCATATTCGCACAGGAGGCAACCAGCGGCGCTTTAAGCTGTCCGACGTACTAGAGTTTTTGGAGTCGCGCAAGGTCTCTGGAAATGAAGATTAG
- a CDS encoding DUF192 domain-containing protein — MKITNTHGTVIAERVESAKDFLPRLIGLMGRKSLAKNSGLLIHGCCQVHTFFMRFPIDVIYADRELRVLRVDVNVPPWHILPRCNGAFYVIELPACAGSVSIGDKLRLEDACG, encoded by the coding sequence ATGAAAATTACAAACACACATGGCACCGTAATCGCTGAGAGAGTTGAATCAGCAAAAGACTTTCTTCCACGTTTAATCGGATTGATGGGTCGTAAGTCTCTGGCAAAAAATTCGGGATTGCTAATACATGGATGTTGTCAAGTCCACACTTTTTTCATGCGATTCCCAATCGATGTAATTTACGCTGACCGCGAGCTTCGCGTGTTGAGAGTGGACGTTAACGTACCTCCTTGGCACATCCTACCAAGATGTAACGGCGCTTTCTATGTGATTGAACTTCCTGCATGTGCAGGTAGTGTTTCCATTGGAGACAAGCTCAGGCTGGAGGATGCCTGCGGATGA
- a CDS encoding glycosyltransferase family 4 protein, with protein MRVFIFSESYEPLLNGVAVSVGTLAKELRARGHEIYVVTSSYRGYKDSDPHVFRVPAIRTWIDPTYPVPIPWFNRIPEKIRELKPDIIHTHTPWMLGQVGLKLAKQMGIPCVSTCHTQYTEYIHYFPLAPQKAKRLFIINLMRRYYNQCNVVIVPSKLTMEMLRSFGVQAPIYIIPTGNALDTTMDFKARVQIRQKLGIPEDARVLIYVGRLAKEKNLQLIFESFNKLAQRHSNLYLLIVGGGPYESQAKQIAASLKSSDRIVFAGAMPRCEVAKYYSAGDIFVFPSTTETQGLVLCEALAAGLPCVAVRAGGIPEMINDGEEGLLTEDDVEDFAEKIELLLIDEELYKHFSASAVRNSARFTPAEMATKVLAVYESLLA; from the coding sequence ATGAGGGTTTTCATCTTCAGTGAAAGCTATGAGCCTTTGTTAAATGGAGTCGCCGTCTCTGTTGGAACGCTAGCAAAGGAGCTAAGAGCACGTGGGCATGAGATATATGTTGTGACCTCTTCCTATCGCGGCTATAAGGATTCAGACCCGCATGTTTTTCGTGTTCCTGCAATACGGACCTGGATAGACCCAACCTACCCAGTGCCAATCCCATGGTTTAATCGAATTCCAGAAAAGATTCGTGAGCTTAAGCCAGATATTATTCATACACATACACCCTGGATGCTCGGCCAAGTGGGTCTTAAATTGGCAAAACAGATGGGGATTCCTTGCGTATCAACTTGCCATACGCAATATACGGAATATATACATTATTTTCCGCTTGCTCCTCAGAAGGCAAAGCGATTGTTCATAATAAACTTGATGCGAAGATACTACAATCAGTGCAATGTGGTGATTGTTCCCTCCAAACTAACGATGGAGATGCTTCGAAGCTTTGGTGTGCAGGCCCCGATATATATTATTCCAACAGGCAATGCCCTTGATACAACGATGGATTTCAAAGCAAGGGTGCAAATCCGTCAAAAACTGGGGATTCCTGAGGATGCCCGTGTGCTTATTTATGTTGGAAGACTTGCTAAGGAGAAAAACCTACAGTTGATTTTTGAATCTTTCAATAAGCTTGCTCAGAGGCATAGTAATCTTTACTTGCTGATTGTTGGCGGCGGGCCATATGAGTCCCAAGCCAAGCAAATTGCTGCATCCCTGAAATCATCTGATCGTATTGTATTTGCTGGTGCAATGCCAAGGTGTGAAGTGGCGAAATATTATTCGGCAGGCGATATTTTTGTATTTCCTTCGACGACAGAAACCCAGGGGCTAGTACTATGTGAGGCTCTTGCTGCAGGGCTTCCTTGTGTGGCTGTTCGAGCTGGTGGAATTCCGGAAATGATAAATGACGGAGAAGAGGGCTTGCTTACTGAAGACGATGTGGAAGACTTTGCAGAGAAAATAGAGCTATTACTTATTGATGAGGAGTTGTATAAACATTTTTCTGCCTCGGCAGTCCGGAATTCTGCCCGTTTTACTCCAGCTGAAATGGCAACAAAAGTGTTGGCAGTCTACGAGTCCCTGCTTGCATGA
- a CDS encoding WD40 repeat domain-containing protein translates to MPKRIPCVAIAAIILLLFAGINGAVGDDLHLIWKRPIKPPVSLTIAPGGNYFGTVDTEGNVRFYNKNARLIWQKKIEGATDALIAQNGSSLLVYTKLDPTRTTVHYFRLNNNLYWRHDVSGSIWSAAVSPNGDYVAVGTGKCYLYLYPPYPIRPRWRRWRLEGIVHSLTFTPDSQRIVAGTWQKSAIACYDLKSKLLWRYGHYNDRQYDLQVSADGNTILGVQPGSQHRPVTEVCLWNTQGRLLWRQKVEGFEPFARVSPRSQYVAISFAKYLSRSRSHMLERKIKVYSAKGNLLWEKGGLFFSPRLVAISPTGSSVIASDGKSSLYNIQSDGKIRSKLTLGGVIRTCIPSNDCRQILIYCGDGWLYLVGVR, encoded by the coding sequence TTGCCCAAACGAATCCCCTGCGTCGCTATCGCTGCCATTATCCTTTTACTCTTTGCAGGAATAAATGGAGCAGTTGGTGACGATTTACATCTCATTTGGAAACGCCCAATAAAGCCGCCAGTTTCTCTTACAATTGCGCCCGGCGGCAACTACTTCGGCACGGTGGATACCGAAGGAAATGTTCGCTTCTACAATAAAAATGCAAGGCTGATATGGCAAAAGAAAATTGAAGGCGCAACTGATGCCCTTATAGCTCAAAATGGCAGTAGCCTATTAGTATATACAAAACTTGATCCGACTCGTACAACCGTTCACTATTTCCGACTTAATAACAATTTATACTGGAGGCATGATGTTTCCGGCAGCATATGGTCGGCTGCTGTCTCTCCTAATGGAGACTATGTGGCTGTTGGAACAGGCAAATGTTACCTTTACCTTTACCCACCCTACCCAATTCGTCCGCGATGGCGGCGATGGCGGCTGGAAGGCATCGTTCATTCGCTAACATTCACTCCTGATAGTCAGCGAATAGTTGCGGGAACTTGGCAAAAATCTGCAATCGCATGCTATGACCTCAAAAGTAAGCTACTATGGCGATATGGACATTATAATGACCGCCAGTACGACCTTCAAGTGAGTGCCGATGGAAACACTATCTTAGGGGTTCAACCTGGCTCACAGCATAGACCTGTGACAGAGGTATGCCTATGGAATACACAAGGCCGCCTGCTTTGGCGGCAGAAAGTTGAGGGTTTTGAGCCATTCGCCCGCGTGTCTCCACGAAGCCAATACGTTGCAATAAGCTTTGCAAAATATTTGAGCCGCTCACGTTCGCACATGCTAGAACGAAAAATTAAGGTATACAGTGCAAAGGGAAACCTTCTCTGGGAAAAGGGCGGCCTATTTTTCAGCCCGAGGCTTGTAGCCATTTCGCCAACAGGCTCATCGGTCATTGCATCTGACGGAAAGTCCAGCCTTTACAATATACAAAGCGATGGAAAGATTCGCTCAAAGCTTACCCTTGGTGGTGTTATTCGAACTTGCATCCCTTCTAATGACTGTCGCCAAATCCTCATCTACTGTGGGGACGGATGGCTCTACCTCGTCGGAGTAAGGTAG
- the pdxT gene encoding pyridoxal 5'-phosphate synthase glutaminase subunit PdxT yields MGKTLKIGVLALQGAFQKHIDTIKLCGKQATPVRTHEELDSVQGLIIPGGESTTIGKLLARYDLDKKIIEAAGRGMPIFGTCAGLILLAKEIVGSDQHRLGLLDVTVLRNAFGRQVDSFEVDLDIEALGKPPFRAIFIRAPYVEKANPGVEVLARCNEKIVFVKQKNLLGAAFHPELTTDTRIHEYFIRMVQESQQ; encoded by the coding sequence TTGGGTAAAACGCTAAAAATCGGAGTCCTCGCACTCCAGGGGGCTTTTCAAAAACATATTGATACCATTAAACTATGCGGCAAGCAGGCAACACCTGTGCGAACGCATGAAGAGCTCGACTCCGTTCAGGGGCTAATAATCCCCGGCGGCGAAAGCACCACCATAGGCAAACTCCTCGCCCGGTACGATCTCGACAAGAAGATTATCGAGGCTGCCGGGCGGGGTATGCCAATTTTTGGAACTTGCGCTGGTCTGATACTGCTTGCGAAAGAAATCGTCGGTAGTGATCAACACAGGTTAGGACTGCTCGATGTAACAGTTCTTCGCAATGCATTTGGGCGACAGGTGGACAGCTTCGAAGTAGATTTGGATATTGAAGCGCTCGGCAAACCGCCATTCCGTGCAATCTTCATTCGCGCCCCATATGTCGAGAAAGCAAATCCCGGCGTGGAGGTACTTGCGCGATGCAACGAAAAGATTGTTTTTGTAAAGCAAAAAAATCTGCTGGGGGCAGCCTTCCATCCCGAGCTGACCACCGATACCAGGATTCACGAATATTTCATACGCATGGTGCAAGAATCACAGCAGTAA
- the pdxS gene encoding pyridoxal 5'-phosphate synthase lyase subunit PdxS, with protein MTDVQKSTWRTKVGLAEMLKGGVIMDVTNAEQAKIAEEAGAVAVMALERVPADIRREGGVARMADPVKIKEIMDAVTIPVMAKVRIGHFVEAQILEALGVDYIDESEVLTPADEMHHIDKHQFKVPFVCGCRDLAEALRRIGEGAAMIRTKGEAGSGNIVEAVRHMRSVMSEIRRLQSMRRDEIMAYSKNMNAPYELVLEVAETGKLPVPNFSAGGIATPADAALMMQLGAEAIFVGSGIFKSEDPVKRAKAIVDATTYYDKPEILAELSMGLGSAMPGLDIRQIPENELLSVRGW; from the coding sequence ATGACGGATGTTCAAAAATCCACATGGCGGACAAAAGTTGGCCTGGCAGAGATGCTAAAAGGCGGCGTTATTATGGATGTAACGAACGCCGAACAAGCTAAAATTGCCGAAGAAGCCGGCGCAGTTGCAGTTATGGCGCTTGAGAGAGTCCCAGCCGACATCCGCCGTGAGGGCGGCGTGGCGCGAATGGCTGACCCTGTTAAAATTAAAGAAATCATGGATGCTGTTACCATCCCAGTAATGGCAAAAGTGAGGATTGGCCACTTCGTTGAAGCACAGATTCTGGAGGCGCTTGGTGTTGATTACATTGACGAGAGCGAAGTGCTCACGCCGGCTGACGAAATGCACCATATTGACAAGCACCAGTTTAAAGTGCCTTTTGTCTGTGGGTGCCGTGATCTTGCAGAAGCCCTAAGGCGCATTGGTGAAGGTGCGGCAATGATTCGCACGAAGGGTGAAGCCGGCTCTGGAAACATTGTAGAGGCAGTCAGGCACATGCGGTCAGTAATGTCTGAAATCCGCCGACTACAATCCATGCGTCGTGATGAGATTATGGCATACTCAAAGAACATGAATGCACCATACGAATTGGTGCTTGAGGTTGCGGAAACAGGCAAGCTCCCTGTGCCAAACTTCTCGGCTGGAGGTATAGCTACCCCTGCAGATGCAGCGCTCATGATGCAACTCGGTGCAGAAGCCATTTTTGTCGGCTCGGGCATTTTTAAGTCGGAGGATCCCGTGAAGCGTGCAAAGGCAATTGTAGACGCAACGACTTATTATGACAAACCCGAGATCCTTGCCGAACTTTCCATGGGCCTAGGCAGCGCAATGCCTGGTCTTGACATTCGGCAGATTCCAGAAAACGAACTCCTTTCAGTTCGAGGTTGGTAG
- a CDS encoding pyruvate ferredoxin oxidoreductase (catalyzes the formation of acetyl-CoA from pyruvate and coenzyme A) gives MANLKELAKKGELLSGGHRACAGCTFPTIIRQALAATDTPVVVGAATGCMSVATTIFPFSAWRVPFIHSAFENVAATISGVEAAYRSLKKQGKLDKEIRFIAFGGDGGTYDIGLQSLSGAMERGHRMLYICYNNEAYMNTGIQRSSATPLGAETTTSPVGKASYGKKQRSKDLTAIMVAHNIPYCAQASPSHWNDFVTKVQKALNTDGPTFINVLSPCRLGWAFPPEKAIQIARDAVNSCYWPLYEVENGKYRLTYKPKEKLPITEFLKEQTKYRHLMKPENQWIIEEIQKEVDTQWERLLKMAESE, from the coding sequence ATGGCAAATCTAAAAGAACTAGCAAAAAAAGGTGAATTGCTCTCTGGTGGACATCGAGCGTGCGCCGGATGCACATTCCCTACAATAATACGTCAGGCTTTGGCTGCGACGGATACCCCAGTGGTAGTTGGCGCGGCAACGGGATGTATGTCAGTAGCAACAACCATTTTCCCATTTAGCGCCTGGAGAGTACCCTTCATTCACAGTGCCTTCGAAAATGTGGCGGCAACAATAAGCGGCGTGGAAGCGGCCTACAGATCACTAAAGAAACAAGGGAAGCTTGACAAAGAAATTCGCTTCATTGCATTCGGCGGCGACGGTGGAACGTACGACATTGGGCTACAATCGCTATCAGGAGCGATGGAACGCGGACATAGGATGCTTTACATCTGCTACAACAACGAGGCTTACATGAACACAGGTATTCAGCGATCTAGCGCTACGCCATTGGGTGCAGAAACAACCACATCACCCGTTGGCAAAGCATCCTATGGAAAGAAACAAAGAAGCAAAGACTTGACTGCGATAATGGTTGCACACAACATTCCATACTGTGCGCAGGCTTCGCCAAGCCATTGGAACGACTTTGTCACTAAAGTTCAGAAAGCCCTCAATACGGATGGTCCAACATTTATTAATGTCTTGTCTCCATGCCGTCTTGGATGGGCTTTCCCGCCAGAAAAGGCAATACAGATTGCACGCGACGCGGTAAATTCATGCTACTGGCCTTTATATGAGGTTGAGAATGGAAAATACAGGCTCACCTACAAGCCAAAGGAAAAGCTGCCAATCACAGAGTTCTTAAAAGAGCAGACAAAATACCGTCATCTTATGAAGCCGGAGAACCAATGGATTATTGAAGAAATCCAGAAAGAGGTTGATACCCAATGGGAAAGGCTGCTCAAGATGGCTGAAAGCGAGTGA
- the porA gene encoding pyruvate ferredoxin oxidoreductase — protein MAMKQINPDVVAAYPITPQTEVMQIFASYVADGLVNTELITVESEHSAMSATIGAAAAGTRTMTATSSQGLALMWEMLYIASGLRLPIVMPMVNRALSAPINIHCDHSDSMGARDSGWIQIFSENAQEVYDNLFQAVRIAEHDDIQLPVMVNYDGFIISHGMEPVEVYDDKDIRDFIGEYKPKYALLDVEHPITIGSLDFTDYYFEHKRSQIEPMFHALPIIEKIGAEFGEKFGRKYGLFEEYYLDDAELAIVVLGSTAGTAKVVINELRKKGMKAGMLKLRVFRPFPEKQIAEILCRMKAVAVLDRSDAVAGTGGPLYAEIRSALYDCEKRPTAVNYVYGLGGRDINLSHIASVYEELEAISKNGKRPYKAINYLGVRE, from the coding sequence ATGGCAATGAAGCAGATTAACCCCGATGTGGTTGCTGCTTATCCCATTACTCCGCAAACCGAAGTCATGCAGATATTCGCCAGCTATGTTGCTGATGGACTGGTTAACACCGAGCTAATTACCGTGGAGAGCGAACATAGCGCCATGAGCGCAACAATTGGTGCGGCAGCCGCAGGCACTCGCACAATGACTGCTACTTCATCGCAAGGCTTAGCATTAATGTGGGAGATGCTGTATATAGCATCAGGCTTGAGACTGCCAATTGTAATGCCAATGGTTAATAGAGCATTAAGCGCTCCTATTAACATTCACTGCGACCATAGCGATTCTATGGGAGCGCGCGACTCTGGTTGGATACAGATATTCTCAGAAAATGCACAAGAGGTCTATGACAACCTATTTCAGGCGGTCAGAATTGCCGAGCATGACGATATCCAACTTCCAGTAATGGTCAATTATGATGGTTTCATCATCAGCCACGGCATGGAACCGGTCGAAGTTTACGACGACAAAGACATCAGAGATTTTATCGGCGAATACAAACCGAAGTATGCATTGCTCGATGTGGAGCATCCAATTACCATAGGCTCGCTAGACTTCACTGACTATTACTTCGAGCACAAACGCTCCCAAATTGAGCCAATGTTCCATGCTCTTCCAATCATTGAAAAAATCGGCGCAGAATTTGGAGAGAAGTTTGGCAGAAAGTATGGCTTATTTGAAGAGTATTACCTAGATGATGCAGAACTCGCAATTGTTGTCCTCGGCTCCACTGCTGGCACAGCGAAGGTCGTTATTAACGAATTGCGCAAGAAAGGCATGAAAGCAGGAATGCTTAAGCTTCGCGTGTTCCGGCCATTCCCTGAGAAGCAAATAGCCGAAATATTGTGCAGAATGAAAGCGGTTGCAGTCCTCGATCGTTCAGACGCCGTGGCTGGAACCGGCGGCCCACTTTATGCCGAGATTCGCTCTGCACTTTATGATTGCGAAAAACGTCCTACGGCCGTGAACTACGTTTACGGTCTAGGTGGTCGAGACATTAACCTCAGCCACATAGCCTCTGTCTACGAGGAACTTGAAGCAATCTCCAAGAATGGCAAGCGCCCCTACAAGGCAATTAACTACCTTGGAGTACGTGAGTAA
- a CDS encoding 2-oxoacid:acceptor oxidoreductase family protein — translation MSKLTEIRWHGRGGQGAKTAALLFGEAVLGQGKYMQAFPEYGPERMGAPVQSFNRISDQPITLHCHVTSPDIVVVLDPTLIGNIDVTQGLPENGIILINSSLPASKFREMLKLNGQKVYTVDASKIARETIGRDIPNTPMMGALVKVTGLLDFEEMLKDTRKKLEKKFRSRPEIIEGNIKAIQRAYDEVTEG, via the coding sequence ATGTCAAAGCTAACCGAGATACGGTGGCACGGCCGAGGTGGGCAAGGTGCCAAAACGGCTGCGCTACTGTTTGGAGAAGCCGTGCTCGGACAAGGAAAATACATGCAAGCATTCCCCGAGTATGGCCCTGAAAGGATGGGGGCGCCCGTCCAATCGTTCAACCGAATCAGCGACCAGCCTATCACCTTGCACTGCCACGTTACGTCGCCCGATATCGTAGTTGTGCTCGACCCAACTCTTATCGGCAACATCGATGTGACGCAGGGTCTGCCAGAAAACGGAATAATACTGATTAACAGCAGCCTACCGGCTTCCAAATTTCGTGAGATGCTGAAGCTTAATGGACAAAAAGTTTACACAGTTGATGCTTCAAAAATTGCTCGCGAAACGATTGGTAGGGATATCCCCAACACACCGATGATGGGCGCACTTGTAAAAGTTACAGGCCTACTAGACTTTGAAGAAATGCTCAAAGACACACGCAAAAAACTGGAGAAGAAATTCCGCTCAAGGCCTGAAATTATTGAGGGAAATATCAAAGCAATCCAGCGAGCATATGACGAAGTGACGGAAGGTTAG
- the recR gene encoding recombination mediator RecR, protein MYYAKPLAKLVGALEKLPGIGPKSAQRLAFYILQAPPDEVATLAEAIKEVKERITQCKICCNFADEDICDICRSDKRDKTTICVVAEPRDVIAMEKTNEFRGTYHVLQGLISPMDGIGPETLRIRELQQRVIENNVKEIILATNPTIEGDTTAMYLAGILKPMGVKVTRIAHGMPVGGDLDYADQATLIRALEWRREM, encoded by the coding sequence ATGTACTACGCAAAACCGCTAGCTAAACTGGTAGGTGCTCTTGAAAAACTGCCGGGCATAGGACCGAAGTCAGCGCAAAGGCTTGCATTTTACATTCTACAGGCTCCGCCTGATGAGGTCGCCACCCTAGCAGAAGCTATCAAAGAAGTCAAGGAACGCATTACCCAGTGCAAAATATGCTGTAACTTCGCAGATGAAGATATCTGCGATATATGCCGAAGCGACAAGAGAGATAAAACAACTATTTGTGTGGTTGCTGAACCGCGCGACGTCATTGCCATGGAGAAGACGAACGAATTTCGGGGGACCTATCACGTCCTTCAAGGTCTTATTTCACCGATGGACGGCATTGGCCCTGAGACGCTTCGAATCCGCGAGCTTCAGCAACGGGTCATAGAAAACAACGTTAAAGAAATTATCTTGGCGACAAACCCGACCATCGAGGGTGATACTACAGCAATGTACTTGGCTGGCATCCTAAAACCCATGGGTGTAAAAGTTACCAGAATCGCCCACGGCATGCCGGTTGGAGGTGATTTGGATTATGCAGACCAAGCAACGCTTATTCGCGCCCTCGAGTGGAGACGGGAAATGTAA
- a CDS encoding YbaB/EbfC family nucleoid-associated protein: MSNPFANLGGLGNLGGMMKQIKKLYEDIERAAEELNEERVEATSGGGMIKVVATGKGEIVEVKIDPKVVDPNDVEMLEDLVTSAVREAIRKANEIKAKKMEAATGGLPIPGIM, translated from the coding sequence ATGAGCAATCCATTCGCCAACCTAGGGGGACTTGGAAACCTAGGCGGCATGATGAAGCAAATAAAAAAACTATATGAAGATATCGAAAGAGCTGCTGAGGAACTCAACGAAGAGAGAGTAGAAGCTACCTCAGGCGGCGGCATGATAAAAGTGGTTGCAACTGGAAAGGGCGAAATTGTAGAAGTAAAGATCGACCCTAAAGTTGTAGACCCCAACGACGTTGAGATGCTAGAAGATCTCGTCACAAGTGCCGTCAGAGAGGCGATAAGAAAAGCAAATGAAATAAAAGCGAAAAAGATGGAGGCGGCCACGGGGGGCTTGCCCATTCCAGGCATTATGTAA